The sequence below is a genomic window from Bactrocera neohumeralis isolate Rockhampton chromosome 4, APGP_CSIRO_Bneo_wtdbg2-racon-allhic-juicebox.fasta_v2, whole genome shotgun sequence.
ataataaaataaaactgaaaactcACTTAATCATGTTGCGCTCTTAAAATAGGCTTACAAAGAGCGAAGACATACAATGACACACGATCTGTCCTTGGCGCAGGATTATGGTACATTTGATGTATGCTGACTCGCTTCCAAAAAATGTTGAGATGGTTTAACATTTGCCTTATGTTCTCTTACCTTCATTTGCTGCTGACAATGTTTTGTTCTTTCCcgttaaatttacatttaagaaTCCTCACTAAATAACCGGCATTCTTGCCATTCTCTGGGATTTTATCAAcccaatttgttttaaattggtaAATTAGTTTCTAATATATGCAACTTCTCTTAAAAGGGGCTGTGCCCATGTCCACCATAAAATGTTGGCCCTAAATAACATATAAACCTCTTCATACCATTTCTGGCATTATTCTTTAGAAAGTTGCTGCTCTTCCAGTAGTTTCGAACACCAACGTTATATCAAAGTAATAAAAGAGGCGCGCTTATTGCTCCCAATCTTAAACGAATGGCAGACAACAATTTCACCGGCTTTGATTGATATAGTTTATACAGTTTTTATAGGAGGTAAAAACGGTTAGGTTAGTGTGGTAGGCTCGTGTGCCAAACTTAGATCAGTTTTGGTGCTTAGCGATGCCAGATAGTGTGCCGTCCCGTGGTCCATGGGAAGTAGTCATACTTTAGGACGCAAGCGCTTGACGTGAATTTCAAAAGATTCTGTTGGATTACTATCGATTTCTCTTTCAGTGTTCCCTACCGTGGGGCCCCTAAATGTACAATTGCACTGAAGCTCCATTGCTTCTCTGGTGCCATGTTATCTCGATCTGCAGGCAAGTGTAACTGAGACCAATGTGTATTCCAATCATGTTCCTGCAGTTTCTTCTACCAAGAGTGAGAGAGATATTTGAGTATTTTTGATCTACCGCTTTGCCAATGACCTTTGCAGTTTTGCATCGTGATAGATCATTCCATCAGTTTTTAAGTTTATGTGGCATGCTATTGTCCAGATTATAGTAAATGCAATACATGAGTTTATCAATGTAGATAACGTTATCGGTTGACAGCCGTACAACAGCCTTTGAAATTTCGTCCACTATCTCAATGCGAGCGATGGCTTTGTGAGTTGGCacagtagaagtgaagtcgcTTGCTTCTGACGACACTCTACATTGCTGCATTGCTTTCCAAAAATGCCTTCCATGTGCgctatgagagctgccctcgccacgagttcaaaattgtgcttggcgactttaacgccagaggGGGCAAAAAAGATATCTTTAGCACAATAGTTGCGAAATTCAGCTTACATGATGAAACATTCTCAAACGGGGTGAGTTGtgtctgtggtactagattccagtgttttagacgcgCGAACGTTTCGAGGTTTtgacattgactcggaccaccaTATTGTTCCAGCGAAGATATGTACTctcctctgtgcagcaaaaaaaagcaaggaaggttcgacgtcgagaagctgcagtCACTACAGACAACCGAACGAATTctgctcgacttgcactccggctgcaaacgaaaccattgcttTTCAAAAAACGCAAAAGTACAGCTgctacgatgaggagtgccgtgtcgcagtggggagaaaacagactgctgACCTCACAACGGTACAACAggccacaacacgtgcggaatgggataagtaccgagagttgaagagggaaacggtcggttggacaaagaagcggatcaaatgggtctagtagtgaacgacctatcttctgtcatcaaacaaacagtcctcGCATTTGCGACTTGGCTAACATACCACCgctggcagtcataacttcgaagtagtagataatataacaacaacgtcagcatcGAAAACCAACGCAgattaactcttgccaacaggtactacatCGGACTCGACGAAataagaccaaattctacaagtcacgcatcattcctgtcctgctatatggtgcagatgcttggatgatgacaacatctgataagtcggcgttacgagGTTTTACGGAAGATTTATTaatctttgcgcattggcaacggcgaataccatagtcgatggaacaataagctgtacgagattgACATAGTACAGCAaattaaagacagcggctacgctgactaggtcacgTCGTCCGAATGACTCCAGCcgtgaaagtattcgaagcagtacctgcagggggaagcagaggaagaggaagtaCTCCAAtacgttggaaagaccaggtggagaagtacttggttttttttatcaaaaatttcatattatcGTAAAATTTCATGGATTCTTGGATTCTACGGGAAAACGTTCTctacaatttattaattttctatagGCTACATAAAATAGTGCTAGCGTCAACTACTAATGAAATGTTTAGttgataatgaaataaaattattaatgaaaaagtGGTCCAAATCCAAAGTTCTTCTAAAGTTCATATTCGTTCACAATGTTGTACTTTGATAGATCTCAACCTTCTAAGTCCAATATACAAAGAATGTATTTTGCCTTTCGACTGCCACAAATCGCTTCACCAGTattattttttccccttttattCTACTAATTCCTTTATATTCTGTCCAAAGCCCATCTCATTCGCAAATGTGTacaatgtaaatgaaaattttgcaatctaagaaaaattatattagcaaGAAAAGCTTTACTTTAAAATACTTTGTCAAATTATGGTTGCTTGACTTACTGACAAATATGTGCGCATATTGATTTCGAACAAATGCATTGCAACAAAGGTAACCTCCTTCTGAGCGTGGTGTATAAAGAAGAGGATCAGCTTTCGTCCACGTTTATCTAAAGCCAGCCAATTGCAGTGAAATATTGCGACGGGCAATTTAGTGCTTTCCATCTCAAGCGTCGATGCCTCATAGCAAGTGGGCAAGATTTGCGTTGCAACCATAAGATAATACCATATCGTAATGACCCGATTAAGCGTATCGgcgaaaacgaaaatattaacCATACAGACACAATGTACAAGAGCAACACAAACGAATTGCATAAAAATGGTTGGTGAGCAAACGGAGCGGACCATATCCACCACCCTgagaagtgaaaaataaaaggaGAAATTAGTTATGTTTAAGAAGTTTTGACATTATTTTTGAGgagtttaagaaaaattataatttttttttttaactcgacaaaaataataatttattttaactcgACAAAAATAATGTCAAGCTCGGAGCTTCCTAAACACTTGGTGGTCAAACTCGGAGTTGGTgcaaaatggaaataattttattaactcaCTGTAATATTTGCTGATGCGTAGCAATACAGTCGATTAATTCTTTGTTATTCTCATCATCGCTTTTGTCGGGGTCCACACCTAGTCGACCAATACGTTCTCTTAGCAGTTGCATGTGTGCGCGTATTGTTCGCATGTATAAAGTTGGGTACACATCATGCAGGTATTGCGCCGTCAGTAAGAAATACAAATACCACGTTTCGAAAGACAAACATGAATAGAAATGCACCGTTGGATTGCTAATCAAGTCGAGAAATGGATACCAGCCACCAAATGGTTGCTTATGTATTATTAACGCTGTTAGAATAGAAATGAGGCCATACAAGTAATAAATGAATCCCATGGCGGCATATAAGCGCGTGCAATCCGTAACACTGTCTGTTATATGCTGACGCTCCTCTGGCGTTTTGTAGCGTTCATCCAAACTTTTCATTATCGGCTCGACACTTTGAAAGCGCTTAAAGTTAACTAAAACTGCTACTGACTTTGCTGCGGCAAATATAGCATTGATAAACGCTTGCAACGCCGATAGAGACTCTGTTACAGTTGCGGTTTTTTGGTACCGCAAGAAGCCCACTATAGCTAGGAATGGCGTATAGGCGTATGCAATGCAAAAGAACACCATGTGCAATGTAGGTAAGAGGCCTTGTGGTTTCGCCTTTATACCGATCAAACCATAAAAGGCAAGTAAGACCTTGAATGGTTTATTTGTTTCGCAATCGCTTTCGACACGTCCGTATATGAAATCGCTGAATCTCTGCATGTCGGCTATATTTCGGCAAATGCTGAAAGTAATGGATAATGAAGGaattaaaaacgttttttgGTTAAGATAATCATTGTTAGGTATAATATAAAGTTCACGATTTAGTGGTGTGCCGACGATACTTAATGTATAATGCTAGATTAAAAGACTTTTGTAACCATATATGGGTAGTACAGAGTTttttccggaaagtaataggactgattttcttccgacACTACTGTAATTCGGAGCGTGCGCgaaccgactggattcggtagatggcgttcctagctaacgatcGAGCGGCTGGtaagttgtctccgagcacctggagagtcaggacaaacattttcgcgcgacgtgtttctgtgaatggtgcaagccgaaaatgcagcattAGTTTGAGCAGTGGTACGCCATTAAATTctatgtgaaactcggtaaatctgcggcagagacgtttgatatgatcacgcaggcttacccagatgttgcttgagcaagaagtggtgtgtttcggtggcaccaggcctttttggagggccgggaagaggtcgctgatgaatgcgCAAATCcgaagtgaaaacgatgctcactgttttatttgacattaaaggcatcgtccaccatgaatttgttcctcctggacaaaccgtcagcgccaagttttacgtggaagtcttcATGAGACTCTAACAAgagacaagacatcgcagccgcttggaagttgcaccacgacaacgccccggttCACGAAAGTGAaaagctacctaaccaaggccggcatcccaatgcTTCCACAGCCGCCCTACAACCCAGATGCGGCCCCACcgtactttttttttgattccttgcctgaaaaggccgatgaaaggggatccaagTAGCACGGACTTCGGCTCTCAATGCTATtctggagaatgccttccgcgACGCCCTTAATGCTTGGAAATCACGATGACAGCGccgcatcgacgcagaaggttCCTATTTTCAAAGGTTTTAAAGAACTGTATCGATTCAataacttttcttttaattgattcagtcctattactttccggacaatccTTGTACTGTTAATAATCTCTGGTTACTGTCTTGTAGAAGACCCTTTCCTATGATAACACTCCTCGTTCTCtgtattctttcatttttggaCTAGTTGAGACCATTCCATGCCTTATGCATTCTCAATCCCAAACAAGACAGATGTATCGGCTTCACGAAAAGActctttccaaaaaattaaaacgaattTAGCAATAGAAAGACACCCACGAGAAAAAACtgtttaattaaatcaattaattctGGAAAGAAACTAGACCTTTCGGATTTCGATCCAAAGTTTTTATTCGGTattgataaatttattattttaggaAAATACGTCTCTCCCGTGTAACTCTAAGTACTTTCTGGTCTGAACGCTGATTCATTGATGCTTTATAAGACAGGCATTTTAGCACGAGAAAATTAGCACCCTACAGGAAATATATGACATGTTCAAGGAAGGAAGGCTTGTGGGAATGTGTGAACTTGAGATTGTATAGTATTTATACAGTTACGATACCTATAAGGTTAGGTTAAAAGATAAAAAGGTCGATCCAATTCAAAAGGATCCCACTTCGACAGCTGTGAACGCCAATTCATTATGGTACCTAAATACTTTCAATTGATCGAAAATACTCTAAGAAAATCGACAATTCCGGCAATTTCGTCAGGCTCGCTGAAGATGTGTAGGACTACCGATATGTTCCCATCTAAGGCTTGGAAAATCTTTGAACGTTAGCGGGTGACAAAATTGtgttgtattgtattgtattgaGTAGCTTAGTGGATCTCCTGCGTTTCGCAGAAAGATGTCGCAGTCGCATATGTGCTAGTTGTTGACCACTGTCTGCTAAGCCCCATAAGCAAAGTTAAAAGATCCATCGGTAGAGCGCAGGAGGACAAACTCGTTTCCAATTCGATGTTAATGAGAGCTCTTGCGAGCTCATCGGTTTTGCAGTTTCAGACGAGTCTCATAATGAAGTAAcgtaacaaataattttagtttggttTTGCTTCAGAGACAAATCCATATAATATAACCAAAAATGCAGATTCCGAGAAACACGTATACTGAAAATCCACTTTGGGTTCATCTGACTGTACAACAGGTTTGTCTATTATTGATTTAGCTATGCAACGGAGACCCCGTAAAATAATTACTAACATCTCGGAATTAAAACTCGCGAAATAATTTCTCAGGAGGTATGTTGAAGTTGGAGGTCTATAGCGTCGTGTGAATTTGAGGACGCGGCACAAAAGAGCGTCAGTGGTAGTTGTAGAGTTCAAGGTTAGTATGCTTAATTGTAATACTGTAAGAATGTGTATATAGATTACTATagacatgtatgtgtgttcgtgCATTTTAGCTGAGAAACTTTTGCAATCGGAAGGGTTCTTTGCcaataagttttgaaaataatttttaagtttttatgcgTAACAAAAAGCATAATTTATGTTCCTGAGAATACTGACACTTATAAACTTAACGAACTTAAGAATtctcttaaaattattaatcatTCTAATAATTTATTAGATTCTATACATTTCAAAGGCATACtatttattattcatatatttagAGGTTGAAGTGCTCTGCAAACTTTGACTTTCAAAACTCTTAGACTTTAGACTCAATTGCTTATAGAAGGTCATTTTGAATActtcagaaatttttcataaagcTTTAATGGAAATGGGTTGTGGTGCAGGTCGCTTCCAAGTTAGTGCATACTGGGTGACGCTCCTCCTGACTCCTGACGACTTTTGCTGTGAAATTGTATTATGAATAGGATTAGCTTTTTAGGATTTGGTAGAACCCTGGGCTGGTAGTTGCGGCATTCTCAAACCTGAGTATGATTAGGTGACACGCATCAGAAATGGTTCACGGGCTAATATCGCAACTGCCTGTGCCCCGTTAAAACCCTGGTAGGGGTACGTCGCCGTTAAGTTGGCGTGGTGGGTGTAAGTTGAGACGACTCCTTCTTTGCGCTGGTCGGCTCTGAACGTGTAGCCTCATAAGAGCGTGCGTCAATCCTCGCCTTGGCCTCGTTATTGAGACAACCTTGGGACCATTAATGGCGACTACCTATCCGAGGGACGAATACCGGCTTGGAGTGGGGACCTTATTTGCAAggataataacaacaaaataaacgttGACAGAAAGGTGACATAGGGAAGTGAAGGGATGTTGAAACCGATACCCAGATTTGTCCCTGGTGGAAGTGCTGCTCCAGGAGCGACGAAACAGTCGCTGGCGAAATGTAGCAGTACCGATACTCCAGTAGGGCAAGACCGGACATCGGGCCACTCTATGAGTAATAGGATGGGGAAGACGGTAAAAACGCGCTCGCAAGTGACGTGGGTATCTGAGCAGCTTGCTAATACACTCGAGTGGGCCAAGAGGTTGCTGATCGAGAGAGAGAATATGAACAAAGTGCACCGTCCGCTGCGCCCTGGTTGCCAGCTGCACTTTCCTCAGTGAGATTGAGGAAATCCTCAGATACTGCAACCTCTCAGCAAAACCAAGGGAGCCATAAGGTATGGGTTCGAAAGGAAAGGGTGGTCATTAGAATACTCCTGACGGACCCAAAGCTGATGGCGCTCAGGCATATGTATGACAGGTAGAGATGATCAAACGACCATGGATAGTATTTGGCCATAACGCTCCCAGAAGGACTAGTGTTTATCGTTGGTATGCTGGATTCAATCGCGGTCCTTGATCACTTCGAGACAGGTTTCGTGAAGGTCTTTCGAAATTAGTTCCtgcactttaatttttttttttagttttccaaATTTGTAGACCTTTATCATATGCAGACTCGGCGCAAATATTCTCAGAAGCTTATTTAAATATCGAGAGCTTTGCGAATAAGaaacttaaaaacttttttacaaagaaaaaagtCCGATTTAAAAATATCACTATAATGAGATTTTACTTTTCACCAAACGAATCAACCCtgtctttttaatatttgcatctCTGATGTCTAAAAGCGCAGACTTAATTTCACTTTTGCATAAATGTCACGTGAAAAAAGATGATTAAAGGGCCAACTCACGCTTTTAGCTTTgtcattattataattttttccatgcaacataattctaaataaaaataacaacaataatgagAGAAAAGACGTGCAGACCCGTTAAAATATCAAACGAGAGTAACAACAAACGCGGCAGACACATTTTTTTCCGCATTACTTTGCACGCTTAAGTCGAAGAGAGCGAGGAGTGTGTACGCCATTTCATAATTGCATTAAGAAAATGATGGCGGTGAAAACCGGAAGTAAAGGAGCgtaaaagaaaagtgaaaatgagAGAGGAGTGTAGCAAATGTCAAAGGCAGACAGATTATTGCCATATTGTGCGCATAttaatgtacttgtatataaaagtacatgtaaatatttataacggTATGCCGACGTCTGTCGGCTGGCGAAAAATTCAAACGCAAATGAAACTGAAACTCATTTACGGCATTAAACGGAAACAGGAAAATTAAGCtatgatttataattttttccgtTTTCAACTGATAATGCCCGTTTTTTTGCGCTTCCCACCCGCCGCAAAAGCGCCAACTCCTGAAGCGACAGCCTCAGCACTATGAACTCCGTTAAAAAATTCCTGCTCACTCAAGCGCTGGTACATCTCCCACTCACATCTTCACtttctcactctctctcttcCTCCACCGCTTGCTTTATAACTGCCATCCACCTTCTGCGCCTAAAAGGCTGCTAAATGCCAGCAATGCGGCACGTAGTGTTGCCCATTTAAAGTTGTCGGAGCACGCTGATGCCTCGGAGCCTCTACGAAGGGACAACGTACTCTGCACAATAAACAGTCCGTGGGTTATACACATGCAATGCACAGCTGtgcttgtttatatgtatgcagtTATGTCAGACGCGTTGGTGCATACTGACAGTTGGTCCTTAGGGTGCTGGCTGGCTGGTTCGCTACAGCAGACAGTTGCAATTGCTCACGCAAATGTCGTGTGGTGGCGAAGCCTTTTTGCCTTTGTCCTGCAGCGTACAGGTGTGGCTGCCTCCGGCGACCAATTTTCAATGGCAAATGCGGCATTCAAATGACgttaaatgcaattaaaattgtGCGCCTTCATAAGCAATGCAGCTACGGTGCCGACAAATACTTaccggcaacaacaacacacttgACGTGGGCATGCAATGGAGACAGGGATTTCTcagagtgaaataaaaatataaaggaaaagTGTGGTGGTAGAATACTAAATGGCTGGAGACTGTGAGATGGCGGATAGAATAAAGAAATACAATTGTGTTGAAGAAGTTTTGGTCTACATGTTGTTCAGACACCCTACGGAAGAATTAAGcgctttttgtaaaatttagtcaACTATAAATCCCTTCTGCGGTAAGCTTTCACTTTGGCCAATGATCGGAACAAAAAGCGTTCATTATATGTGAAAGTTGCCTTCATAAGCTTCTTTTATACTCAAAGCTTTCACTTAAGCCAGTAGTCGGTACAAAAGCTTTGGTTATGTGTGAAAGCTTTCTTCAAACACTATTTTTATACATTAAGCTTTCATTTAAGCCACTTATCTGcataaaaaagctttcattaTGTGTCAAAGCTTTCCGCAAACTAAGA
It includes:
- the LOC126756114 gene encoding odorant receptor 7a-like, with product MQRFSDFIYGRVESDCETNKPFKVLLAFYGLIGIKAKPQGLLPTLHMVFFCIAYAYTPFLAIVGFLRYQKTATVTESLSALQAFINAIFAAAKSVAVLVNFKRFQSVEPIMKSLDERYKTPEERQHITDSVTDCTRLYAAMGFIYYLYGLISILTALIIHKQPFGGWYPFLDLISNPTVHFYSCLSFETWYLYFLLTAQYLHDVYPTLYMRTIRAHMQLLRERIGRLGVDPDKSDDENNKELIDCIATHQQILQVVDMVRSVCSPTIFMQFVCVALVHCVCMVNIFVFADTLNRVITIWYYLMVATQILPTCYEASTLEMESTKLPVAIFHCNWLALDKRGRKLILFFIHHAQKEVTFVAMHLFEINMRTYLSIAKFSFTLYTFANEMGFGQNIKELVE